In Micromonospora sp. NBC_01813, the following are encoded in one genomic region:
- a CDS encoding bifunctional adenosylcobinamide kinase/adenosylcobinamide-phosphate guanylyltransferase encodes MSVDGWKSVLVLGGIRSGKSGYAESLVADTPVVRYVATGATDPADAEWLARIEAHRQRRPHGWHTDEVTGHPAKLIEVLSSAQPEETLLVDDLGGWVSALLDPTHQPADDRATIAELAAAVRACPARLVLVSPEAGLALVPTTPVGRAFADALGVTNQAVAEAADLVTLVVAGQPVTIKSDGTVSASAGPAAVADPAATTPAAAAAPVAAAPVAAAPVVAAPVAAVEFDADGDAGQPPAFKPGMTLPMPAEQVRATSVERLATLDQPGSGFGVLERVVGFAAATQDHATPRPWDRVRVVLLHGDHGGGVAAGDSPQESSRRAGQARSGEGPLARLAAAAGADVTVVEAPAAAPIEDGPALTADEVQAALALGWDVAQQAGLAGVQAIVVAACGAGGAGAAAAVLAATTGAEPAAILGRVAAPGKKIDDAAWMLRCAAVRDALHRTRRGTRGALDVLSQYGGGDIAVATGLLLGATANRIPVLLDGPVGVAAALVSRDLAGQARHWCLLPDHGRQPTVRHAADVLGLTPIVDLQLDLGEGTAALAALPLLRCAPTLAGALGEHPTPAGSADPVSTDTGPDRAAEDDADDTDTDEVTLFVEPDDEAQFVEPEPAGPGPASTDTTR; translated from the coding sequence ATGTCCGTTGACGGCTGGAAGTCCGTACTCGTGCTCGGCGGGATCCGGTCCGGCAAGTCCGGGTACGCCGAATCGCTGGTCGCCGACACGCCGGTGGTGCGATACGTGGCGACCGGCGCGACCGACCCGGCCGACGCCGAATGGCTCGCCCGGATCGAGGCGCACCGGCAACGTCGGCCGCACGGCTGGCACACCGACGAGGTCACCGGCCACCCGGCCAAGCTGATCGAGGTGCTCTCCTCGGCCCAGCCGGAGGAGACGTTGCTCGTCGACGACCTCGGCGGTTGGGTGAGCGCCCTGCTCGATCCGACGCATCAGCCTGCCGACGACCGGGCCACCATCGCCGAACTCGCCGCCGCCGTGCGTGCCTGCCCGGCGCGGCTGGTGCTGGTCAGCCCGGAGGCAGGGCTGGCACTGGTGCCGACGACCCCCGTCGGTCGGGCGTTCGCCGACGCGCTCGGCGTGACCAACCAGGCGGTGGCCGAGGCCGCCGACCTGGTGACGCTGGTGGTCGCCGGCCAGCCGGTGACGATCAAGTCCGACGGTACGGTGTCCGCCTCGGCCGGCCCGGCGGCGGTCGCCGACCCAGCGGCCACGACGCCAGCGGCGGCCGCCGCTCCGGTAGCCGCCGCTCCGGTAGCCGCTGCTCCCGTGGTCGCCGCTCCGGTGGCCGCCGTGGAGTTCGACGCCGACGGCGACGCCGGTCAGCCGCCGGCATTCAAGCCTGGGATGACGCTGCCGATGCCGGCCGAGCAGGTCCGGGCCACCAGCGTCGAACGCCTCGCCACGTTGGACCAACCGGGGTCCGGGTTCGGTGTGCTGGAGCGCGTCGTCGGGTTCGCCGCCGCCACCCAGGATCACGCGACGCCGCGACCGTGGGACCGCGTACGGGTGGTGCTGCTGCACGGTGACCACGGTGGCGGGGTCGCGGCCGGCGACAGCCCGCAGGAGTCGTCACGGCGCGCCGGGCAGGCCCGCTCCGGCGAAGGCCCGCTCGCCCGGCTCGCCGCCGCGGCAGGCGCCGACGTGACGGTCGTCGAGGCACCGGCCGCCGCGCCGATCGAGGACGGGCCGGCGCTCACCGCCGACGAGGTGCAGGCCGCGCTGGCGCTCGGCTGGGACGTCGCGCAGCAGGCCGGCCTGGCCGGCGTACAGGCGATCGTCGTCGCCGCCTGCGGTGCCGGCGGTGCCGGCGCCGCCGCCGCCGTGCTCGCCGCGACCACCGGCGCGGAACCGGCCGCGATCCTGGGCCGGGTCGCCGCCCCCGGGAAGAAGATCGACGACGCCGCCTGGATGCTGCGCTGCGCGGCCGTACGCGACGCGCTGCACCGGACCCGCCGGGGCACCCGGGGCGCCCTCGATGTGCTGTCGCAGTACGGCGGCGGCGACATCGCGGTCGCCACCGGGCTGCTGCTCGGCGCGACCGCCAACCGGATTCCGGTGCTACTGGACGGGCCGGTCGGCGTCGCCGCCGCACTGGTCAGCCGGGATCTCGCCGGCCAGGCCCGGCACTGGTGCCTGCTGCCCGACCACGGCCGGCAGCCGACCGTGCGGCACGCCGCCGACGTACTGGGCCTGACGCCGATCGTCGACCTGCAACTCGACCTGGGTGAGGGTACGGCGGCCCTCGCCGCGTTGCCGTTGTTGCGGTGCGCGCCGACGCTAGCCGGTGCCCTCGGCGAGCATCCGACGCCAGCCGGGTCGGCCGACCCGGTGTCGACCGACACCGGGCCGGACCGCGCTGCCGAGGACGACGCCGACGACACCGACACCGACGAGGTGACCTTGTTCGTCGAGCCCGACGACGAAGCCCAGTTCGTCGAGCCAGAGCCGGCCGGCCCCGGGCCGGCGAGCACCGACACGACCCGGTGA
- a CDS encoding aldo/keto reductase family protein codes for MEFRHLGRSGMLVSEISYGNWITHGSQVEEEAAKACVRAALDVGITTFDTADTYAGTRAEEVLGRALHGERREGLEILTKVFWPTGPGPNDRGLSRKHIMESINGSLRRLQTDYVDLYQAHRFDHATPLEETMEAFADVVHSGKAHYIGVSEWNASQIRQGHALARELKIPLVSNQPQYSMLWRVIEAEVVPASEELGIGQIVFSPIGQGVLTGKYLPGQPPPAGSRATDQSGGATFISRFMTDQVLSTVAQLKPLAEQAGLSMAQLAIAWVLQNPNVSSAIIGATRPEQVQDNVKASGVQLDSGLLKAIDEVLDPIVERDPGKTVSPATRP; via the coding sequence ATGGAATTCCGACACCTTGGCCGCTCCGGCATGCTCGTCAGCGAGATCTCCTACGGAAACTGGATCACCCACGGATCGCAGGTGGAGGAAGAGGCCGCCAAGGCCTGCGTACGTGCCGCACTCGACGTCGGCATCACCACCTTCGACACCGCCGACACGTACGCCGGCACCCGGGCCGAGGAGGTACTCGGCCGGGCACTGCACGGTGAGCGGCGCGAGGGCCTGGAGATCCTCACCAAGGTCTTCTGGCCGACCGGTCCCGGTCCGAACGACCGGGGACTGTCCCGCAAGCACATCATGGAGTCGATCAACGGTTCGCTGCGCCGGCTGCAGACCGACTACGTCGACCTCTACCAGGCGCACCGCTTCGACCACGCCACCCCGCTGGAGGAGACGATGGAGGCCTTCGCCGACGTCGTGCACTCCGGCAAGGCGCACTACATCGGGGTGTCGGAGTGGAACGCCTCGCAGATCAGGCAGGGTCACGCGCTGGCCCGCGAGCTGAAGATCCCGCTGGTGTCGAACCAGCCGCAGTACTCGATGCTGTGGCGGGTGATCGAGGCCGAGGTGGTGCCGGCCAGCGAGGAGCTCGGCATCGGGCAGATCGTCTTCTCCCCGATCGGTCAGGGCGTGCTCACCGGCAAGTACCTGCCGGGGCAGCCGCCGCCGGCCGGTTCCCGGGCCACCGACCAGTCCGGTGGGGCGACGTTCATCTCCCGGTTCATGACCGACCAGGTGCTGAGCACCGTGGCGCAGCTCAAGCCGCTGGCCGAGCAGGCGGGGCTGTCGATGGCGCAACTGGCCATCGCCTGGGTGCTGCAGAACCCGAACGTCTCGTCGGCGATCATCGGCGCGACCCGGCCGGAGCAGGTGCAGGACAACGTCAAGGCCAGCGGGGTCCAGCTGGACAGTGGCCTGCTGAAGGCGATCGACGAGGTGCTGGACCCGATCGTCGAACGGGACCCCGGCAAGACGGTCAGCCCGGCCACCCGGCCGTAG
- a CDS encoding WG repeat-containing protein has translation MTEGYFDRRWQSWQWDDGAAPDRPADDRGDTRWDDDDRWEAMRRARDQRPQEPAWLTDPTTEWVPLPGQRYPGDQSAGRRPAREPDPPAAASRGRANVYRTDSSQRQSPDQRQLDGYAHRSNDAYRPADPQRPAARGQADWFAGDGQRGGPRPDSSEAPQRRPDDTFHGRRHPDDVFQERRHPDDVFHGRRHPDDVFHERRHPDDVFHHERRHPQDRQRAAPPPDRQPPRRPVEPFDRQRHPDQGQPPTRPDRRAGQWEGQWEGQREAPRDRPPEGYRRDDRQRPQPDQRPESPQRWPAHQADQPPPASRPDPRRPGPAEVYRVKPGDPAAEPVRQPGRPVSGVPGRPTSGIPGRPTSGIPGRPTSGIPGRPTSGAGRSRVPGTDSAPQFGPGSREYREPPAQPTTRPPVARPSVAPLVPASAGPANPPVDAAPRRPTPPDQTGEQLPIPVSAPAGPPPEFRVSTATGEHPQVRPVRKEQGADEPAYVVRARPEPRHAPPPYIVRNPPEREDNAPVVVSRPAPQPTLTGTPGPTDTDQPTVDAGSAIESQSIVPDSDTGVDTAKAIDVEQPRTVDPDALETASHPVDAAVRVPQPPAPTPQPPVPASGQPPVDAADGAAQPAAHAAWTRDPVDLDPSEVDQPEDSASRRIVDRNGQSADDDVPEQSASPDTVLPVVGTAAGTATALGAPTMLAPLVQPDQQTAEPDPPPPAEPKPADPEHVLSAYQWRFHPDTLRELVENPDDLRAIRDRLTEKIAPATDNATRARLLSLRAVVSRILGDLGKALADAKLALAHAEATGEMRRIAIAQARLAHVLQWRGDFAEADRLFEEANSSELPDRLRATMHEHAGRSCYDQGRYMEACNHFERALELRKVEDPDLIARTELALDAVFAKVAENGWGPYPRDRDEILRLHRPPRPTFSDQAQRWGYAGADGELAIGPSYADVQPFHDGVAWVRRPESRFWELIDEAGTTTIAATAGYIAVGSFSDGIAWVTADGTGSWIAIDRKNTVVIGAGFDDVRPFRRGVAVVRRGGWGAVDKTGRLLLPTRYGGFPTALTDGRYIDGFTDEGLAIIDAGGRKGVVDRSGRMIVPPVHPAMAIHPVAFLVATPDGRWGALDRRGQPLIDPAHPSRAAVMDEIDRLLADTMPVL, from the coding sequence GTGACCGAGGGCTACTTCGACCGCCGCTGGCAATCCTGGCAATGGGACGACGGCGCTGCGCCGGACCGTCCGGCTGACGACCGTGGCGACACCAGGTGGGACGACGACGACCGCTGGGAAGCCATGCGCCGGGCCAGGGATCAGCGTCCGCAGGAGCCGGCGTGGTTGACCGATCCCACCACCGAATGGGTCCCGTTGCCCGGGCAGCGATACCCGGGTGACCAGTCGGCCGGCCGGCGGCCCGCCCGTGAGCCGGACCCGCCGGCGGCGGCGAGCCGGGGCCGGGCGAACGTCTACCGGACCGATTCCAGCCAGCGCCAGTCACCTGACCAGCGTCAACTCGACGGATACGCCCACCGTTCGAACGACGCCTACCGGCCGGCCGACCCGCAACGACCGGCGGCCCGTGGCCAGGCGGACTGGTTCGCCGGGGACGGGCAGCGTGGCGGCCCCCGCCCAGACTCCAGCGAAGCGCCACAGCGGCGCCCCGACGACACGTTCCACGGCCGCCGGCACCCCGACGACGTCTTCCAGGAACGGCGCCACCCCGACGACGTCTTCCACGGCCGCCGGCACCCCGACGACGTCTTCCACGAACGGCGCCACCCCGACGACGTCTTCCACCACGAACGCCGGCACCCGCAGGACCGCCAACGCGCGGCGCCGCCCCCGGACCGGCAGCCACCACGGCGTCCCGTCGAGCCGTTCGATCGGCAGCGACACCCTGATCAGGGTCAACCACCGACCCGCCCGGACCGCCGGGCCGGCCAGTGGGAAGGCCAGTGGGAAGGGCAGCGGGAAGCGCCCCGCGATCGGCCACCGGAGGGCTACCGCCGGGACGACCGGCAACGACCTCAGCCTGACCAGCGGCCCGAGTCACCGCAGAGATGGCCCGCGCATCAGGCCGATCAACCGCCACCGGCCAGCCGTCCGGACCCCCGCCGGCCCGGTCCGGCAGAGGTGTACCGGGTCAAGCCCGGCGACCCGGCGGCGGAGCCGGTGCGGCAGCCCGGTCGGCCCGTCTCCGGCGTACCAGGGCGACCGACCTCCGGTATCCCAGGCCGACCGACCTCCGGTATCCCAGGCCGACCGACCTCCGGTATCCCAGGCCGACCGACCTCCGGTGCTGGAAGAAGCCGGGTTCCCGGTACAGACTCCGCGCCGCAGTTCGGTCCGGGCAGCCGCGAGTACCGCGAGCCACCGGCGCAGCCCACCACCCGGCCCCCCGTCGCCCGGCCCTCCGTCGCCCCGCTGGTCCCGGCCAGCGCCGGGCCGGCCAACCCACCGGTTGACGCCGCGCCACGGCGCCCGACGCCGCCCGACCAGACCGGCGAGCAACTGCCGATCCCGGTGTCCGCGCCGGCCGGCCCGCCACCGGAGTTCCGGGTCAGCACGGCCACCGGGGAACACCCACAGGTCAGACCGGTACGCAAGGAACAGGGTGCCGACGAGCCCGCCTACGTCGTGCGGGCCAGACCCGAGCCCCGGCACGCCCCGCCGCCGTACATCGTGCGCAATCCGCCGGAGCGCGAAGACAACGCACCGGTGGTGGTGTCCCGTCCCGCGCCGCAACCGACTCTGACCGGGACACCCGGCCCGACAGACACCGACCAGCCAACGGTCGACGCCGGGTCGGCGATCGAATCCCAGTCGATCGTTCCCGACAGCGACACCGGCGTCGACACCGCCAAAGCCATCGACGTCGAGCAGCCGCGTACGGTCGATCCGGACGCTCTCGAAACCGCGAGTCACCCGGTCGATGCGGCCGTGCGGGTGCCGCAACCACCGGCACCGACGCCGCAACCGCCGGTGCCGGCAAGCGGGCAGCCGCCGGTCGACGCGGCGGACGGGGCCGCCCAGCCGGCCGCCCATGCCGCCTGGACCAGGGATCCCGTCGACCTGGATCCGTCGGAAGTCGACCAGCCCGAGGATTCGGCCAGCCGACGGATCGTCGACCGCAACGGCCAGTCAGCCGACGACGACGTACCGGAGCAGTCCGCGAGCCCCGACACGGTCCTGCCGGTCGTCGGCACGGCAGCCGGCACGGCGACCGCCCTCGGCGCGCCGACCATGCTGGCTCCACTGGTGCAACCGGACCAGCAGACCGCCGAGCCCGACCCGCCACCCCCGGCCGAGCCGAAGCCGGCGGACCCCGAGCACGTGCTGTCCGCGTACCAGTGGCGCTTCCACCCCGACACGCTGCGTGAGCTGGTGGAGAACCCGGACGACCTGCGGGCGATCCGGGACCGGCTCACCGAGAAGATCGCGCCGGCGACGGACAACGCGACCCGGGCCCGACTGCTGAGCCTGCGGGCGGTGGTCTCCCGGATCCTCGGCGACCTCGGCAAGGCGCTCGCCGACGCCAAGCTGGCGTTGGCACACGCGGAGGCCACCGGTGAGATGCGCCGGATCGCGATCGCCCAGGCCCGGCTGGCACACGTGCTGCAGTGGCGGGGCGACTTCGCCGAGGCGGACCGACTCTTCGAGGAGGCCAACTCCTCCGAGTTGCCCGACCGGTTGCGGGCCACGATGCACGAGCACGCCGGCCGGTCCTGCTACGACCAGGGCCGGTACATGGAGGCGTGCAACCACTTCGAACGCGCGTTGGAGCTTCGCAAGGTCGAGGATCCCGACCTGATCGCCCGTACCGAGTTGGCGTTGGACGCGGTGTTCGCGAAGGTCGCCGAGAACGGTTGGGGGCCGTACCCACGGGACCGCGATGAGATCCTGCGGCTGCACCGGCCGCCCCGGCCGACCTTCAGTGACCAGGCCCAGCGCTGGGGTTACGCGGGCGCCGACGGCGAGTTGGCGATCGGTCCCAGCTACGCCGACGTGCAGCCGTTCCATGACGGAGTCGCCTGGGTCCGCCGACCCGAGTCCAGGTTCTGGGAGCTCATCGACGAGGCCGGCACGACGACGATCGCGGCGACCGCCGGGTACATCGCCGTCGGCTCCTTCTCCGACGGAATCGCCTGGGTGACCGCCGACGGCACCGGCAGTTGGATCGCCATCGACCGGAAGAACACCGTGGTGATCGGGGCCGGCTTCGACGACGTCCGACCGTTCCGTCGCGGGGTCGCGGTGGTCCGGCGGGGCGGTTGGGGCGCGGTCGACAAGACCGGCCGGCTGCTGCTGCCGACCCGGTACGGCGGCTTCCCGACGGCGTTGACCGACGGCCGGTACATCGACGGGTTCACCGACGAAGGGTTGGCGATCATCGACGCTGGCGGGCGCAAGGGCGTGGTCGACCGGTCCGGCCGGATGATCGTGCCGCCGGTGCACCCCGCGATGGCGATCCATCCGGTGGCATTCCTGGTCGCCACGCCGGACGGCCGGTGGGGGGCGCTGGACCGCCGCGGTCAGCCGCTGATCGATCCGGCACATCCGAGTCGGGCGGCGGTGATGGACGAGATCGACCGGCTGCTGGCGGACACCATGCCGGTGTTGTGA